The Maniola jurtina chromosome 25, ilManJurt1.1, whole genome shotgun sequence genomic sequence TGCCAAGCAATATGATGTCCACGTAGAAAAACAATGCTGTGATTGGTGGAAACTCCAAATAAAGGTGCTTGTATTGGTCTACCTGCAATAGCAaggcaaaataaattaaactactAGGTGTCATACAAAAAAATCATGTACATGTATAGACTATCATTCAGTTAAATAAACTGGTCATTTATTTGAgtcagcagtatcgaaatacaagataaagtttttaatttcttcCAATCATTAAAAATGAGTACCTTCCCGATCCTTCCTAATGAAATCCTTATTATGATTAAAGTGCACTTTTTGCCCAGTTTTTTCAGAATAGCTCATTCCCTATGACATTACAATATGTTAACGGCAATGTATATCATTCTCTATATTctctatatataaataaataagatacaGCTATGTATGATACACTAAAACCTAAATGAtggtggatttcggtttttaaaaatgcagtgagaattctttgattttccacgataaaaagTTATTTCATGGATGCAAAGTTGTATCAAGTTTTGTCAAAAtcaaacagatgggccgtgaaaaggcaacagacagacaaacacttttgttaagtataatattagtatggattttaaaacCAGAATAGGAAACATCAGGTGCTTTTTAATTCAGTGTTAACAATTGGTAGTTTTCTTACctctattttaattaaatttcgtgagtaacatacaaaatttttgtCGTCCACTGCACTTATATGTTTGATCTGCTTGATCCATTCTACAGGACAATTTATAGGTCTGTATTTCACTTTGGAATAATTATTACTCATATCGACGGTCGCTATATATCCATAGTcagtaaacaaatataatacACCTTCGCTATACTGCATTTCTTTGATATTATAATCTATTGTAACGATAAATTCTGGTGTAAATTCTTGGAGTGTTAGATCCAATGAGAAAATTTCTCGGTTTTGGTGAAGATACAATACGTTGTTCGTCAGTATAAAATCATCCATTTTCAAAAACGCTTCAGTTGCAAATTCTGGAGTATCAATATCAACTGTTCGTTGTATGTATATGCCTGATTTAACTTGTATAATTGTTACATTATCgttattcataatttttaaacagtttcgTTCTGGTAAAGCAAcagtaatatattttaatgtactcGTGTCATACAGAAATGTACCTCTGTCGTCTCTTAATGGTAAAATTCCGTAATCGATGCTTAAAACATGTGAAATGTCGCTCAAGGAAAACTTGAAGAATTCCCTTATTTCTATGTCGTATCCTCTTAAATCAGACCATTGATAAAGATTCCTGTATATGTGATACCAAGAACATTGGTTACCAGATTTCCTTTTAGCGATTTTCGAGGAATTTTTGAACTCCTTTCGACATTTTTCGTGCCACAAATACTCTGAACTGTCAATTAGTTCTTTCCAGCCTCTGCATACTCTTCTACATTTTCCTAGGACAGACCCGTTGATTTTTCGCAATATTATTTCGAAGAGTTCGAATGGCAGTTTATTTATATACGCTTCTTCACtcatattcttattttttgcactgaaataaaaaatttttagttttttaaattttaagtaacTAGGACCTAGGTATCCTTTTTTGTACGGTGTACCTAAGAAAATATAATGTTATAGCTCCTActtaattacgtaggtacctacctcggTCTAGAATTTTATTGTATCTAGCATTTTGTTTCCAGTTGGAAGTATTATTGTTATTCAAAGCAATTAcatattgaaaattttacattAGTGATAATTTGATAAGAACTCGTGATTTTGACATTTGTTCTGCTCTTATTTATGTTGGTCAACCTGTTTTTCTGTCAAATTAATTACTGaacgaaaaaataaaatgtttcacCAAAACAGAGCAAAACAAGATTTTTCACAGCACTTTATTATTAACTTACCTAATTACCTAATTTAGTTTTAgaagttagttctagtatcgactagtttgtgagttatagtcgatactagaactaactgGATCTTGAACTGGACcccagtataatattgtagtctttgctGGACCCTTTCAACTCGTCGCTTTGACAACCGATTTTGGCGGTATTGTAAGAAATTgaggggacttcgtctgtggtggcgtttgctggcgcgcgtgttgtgcctttttcgagtattttttgttggaagtggccggtttttgtgttctgctggtgtttattggtggcaGAACTGAGTGGGAGGCGCTCTAAaagggcgccgcgtgtatgtcggcgggcgccggcacagacggcgtccatacttatacctacatatagtttccctaacttgacattggctaatcagtgtaaagccagacgaaaaaaaaaaaaaagaaattgagGACTTGTCTGTGTTGCCGTTTGCTAGCGCGCCTGCGGTGCCTTTTTCTTGTTAAAATTcgcctaacttgtaaataactacgaacttgacattggctaatctgtataaagccagacgagagaaaaaaaagaaattgcaAAATGGCACGAACTTTGAAACagcattaaataaattattattaattgcgAGCCAGCGAGGGCCACCTTCATTATTTATAAAGGCTGAAAGTTTCCTCGAATATGGACTTCTGTGGACATAAACTCACTACATCAACACCATAGCGTCAGCGTGCGAGGCGATCCGCTGACGCTATACGAAGTTCATGTAGTCTCTCGATAGTAGATgtttctccggtcgtgtcggatttccgtcccatcgggctgagagtgagggaatagagagtgcagcTGTGTTTACACACACACTGGACTGGTGCAGCTGGACCctcattatcattattaatatTTCTAGATATAAAATGAAACAAGTTGAACCAACAATAAATGCTTTATTTCAATGCAgttgaataaaattaacaaattgATAGAATGTCGTTGAAATCGAAATTatcataattttcataatagATTACAAAACtactaacataaataaaaataatgcaatAACCCAACTTAGTTaagtacaatacaaaaaaaaaatacaaaaattattatcaaataaattACTGTATCAAAAAGTAATatcacaataaataataaatagcctaaacaaatagaaatacttaactaagctaataaaaagtttaaaatgcaAAAACTAATTGTCATAtgaatttcagttttttaatttgtaacaaATAGCCTAGCTGTAGTTCAACTTTTTCGTCATAAACCCTGGCCACAGAGCGCTTGTGTTTCCCATAATATATGTTAGTCCCAACCCGGCAATTCAGAGCTCTTGTGTTCCCCATATATATCTACGCTTTGGAGAAGTGGACCTTGCGAGAAAGTTAAAAGAAAATGATACgacgcttttttaaaatttatctgttcagatacaagttagcccttgactgcaatctcacctggtggtaagtgatgatgcgggcTAACCAGGGGTATgtcagttttttattaaactcatacccctttggtttctacacatcgtaccggaacgctaaatcgcttggtggcacggcctTCTCGCAAAGGTTATCTGAtcgagttgaaactttgtacaattGTTGTGGGCACTTGAAGAAAGGTTTCTGGTATAATAGATTAGCCACATTACCGGGttagctagtaaattatatttaacattttcAGTTGAACTAAAAGTTAGTAATTTGTTACTTGCATAGGAATGATAATATtacttaatacttaaataataaattatgactcGTCAAATCTAAACTTACACAGCACTTAACATTTTACTTTATGGTCCAAAATCCCACTGTCACCAGACgttccttattttctgagaaacaaaatatgtgggatagagtagtgttagtggtgcaagagacgggtctgcccgcgaaatctaaattaatacgacttagtaggcttatggcattctaattccgacagtgtcagtatcatcttcacaggattacataaaaatctttacttaaaagtgttcagttttcgaaattagtcaaaataatgagttttacatgagtaactcacaaattagttgataatataactaatttcttaaactggaccctttcaagtaaagatttttatataaacccgtgaggataatactgccattggcgcaataaaagtgccataagcctactttgtcgtattagtttacaaattgcgaacaaccaaattaaatttgaatttcgcgggcatctatcccacacattttgtttctcagaaaacaAGGAAGGTCTGGCAGCATTGGGATCTTGCTCTAATAGGAAAAATCATCTGAATCGATTTTGTAGTTAAAATTGTgcttattttatacctacctaaaggaaacgttgatattttaacaaattaataaataggaACAAAATATAAAGACTTATTGAGCATTATTTTCGTTTTTATACTAAAATAGGTTAAATGAATGCAGAAAGtcaaacaaattataaaaacaaagtagATACGAACATTCTTAAGGTTTTCGCCGACTGTACAGGGCGTGCCTTTGACTAGTTACAACTTTTACGGGTCTTTGatacatatttttcaatataatgcatacattttgctCACTCGTCATTGTAGTTTGGTGAatatctgatgaatatcttaggagatggagaacagaactcctcaatgaatAAGAGCAAAtggctcgcgatcagtgtaatagcttagtaaacagtagggttttaatggggcatagcatattatagtatagtggggccactaaaaattgtgaaatttaaaaaatttaaaagaacaataaaacggacttcaaaaaccacaaacactaaaaagtgaaaaataatttttgtttagctacacgtgtaatgtacctaggtatgaagtcgggcgagctttacacttgtatttctaattttgttttattatgctagtttttgaagtcggttttatttttctttttagaataaatacttttactctcatttaaaaaaaacctggccAATGACACGCTAAGCGATGTCGTTTTGTTCGTGATCTGTCATTTATACGTACTATATCAATGCATGTGAcagtctatttttaacccccgacccaaa encodes the following:
- the LOC123878019 gene encoding uncharacterized protein LOC123878019, translating into MSEEAYINKLPFELFEIILRKINGSVLGKCRRVCRGWKELIDSSEYLWHEKCRKEFKNSSKIAKRKSGNQCSWYHIYRNLYQWSDLRGYDIEIREFFKFSLSDISHVLSIDYGILPLRDDRGTFLYDTSTLKYITVALPERNCLKIMNNDNVTIIQVKSGIYIQRTVDIDTPEFATEAFLKMDDFILTNNVLYLHQNREIFSLDLTLQEFTPEFIVTIDYNIKEMQYSEGVLYLFTDYGYIATVDMSNNYSKVKYRPINCPVEWIKQIKHISAVDDKNFVCYSRNLIKIEVDQYKHLYLEFPPITALFFYVDIILLGTGDGKILLYRLSSQETSFKPMFETLARLPDGKVAVQLDVCERRSGPLIVASTFFELYVIEIPFFPYEQQSAKSTFTADKMHMYKRMQKLKERLKSNSHLNSY